The Rathayibacter caricis DSM 15933 genomic sequence CCGGAGAAGGACCCGCACGAGTACGAGGCCACCGCGCGCGACCAGCTCGCCGTCTCGGACGCGCAGCTCGTGATCGAGAACGGCGGCGGCTACGACCCCTTCATCGACACGATGATCGACGCGTCCGGCTCCGAGGCGCCCGTCGTCACGGCGACCGTCGTCGCCGGTCTCGAGGACGAGCACGCGCACGAGGAGGAGTACTCCGACGAGGAGGGCGCCGAGGAGGAGGGTCACTCGGACGAGGACGGCCACGAGCACGCCGCCTACAACGAGCACGTCTGGTACGACCTCGCCGTCGCCCGCGACGTCGCGACCGGGATCGCCGACGAGCTCTCGAGCATCGACCCCGACAACGCGTCGACCTACTCCGCCAACGCCGAGGTGCTCGCCGCCGACCTCGACGCGCTGATCGAGCGCGAGCAGGAGCTCAAAGGCACCCTCGAGGGCCGCTCCATCGCGATCACTGAGCCGGTGCCGCTGTACATGACCGAGGCGCTCGGCCTCGTTGACGCGACTCCGGAGGAGTTCAGCGAGGCGATCGAGGAGGGCACCGACGTGCCCGCCACCCTGCTGCAGGAGACGCTCGCCCTGTTCTCGGACGGCGCCGTCGACGCCCTCGTCTACAACGCGCAGACCTCCGACGCGCAGACCGAGGCGGTGCTCGAGGCGGCGAAGTCGGCCGGGATCCCCGAGGTCGCCGTCACCGAGACCCTGCCCGACGGCGACGATTACGTCGGTTGGATGACCGCGAACCTCGACGCCGTCGAGGGGGCGCTCTCGTCGTGACGCCTCCGTCCCCGATCGATCGGCCCGCCTCCCCGGAGGCGGGCCTTCCGGCGTCTCCGGCCGTGCTGCGGATGCGCGGCGCGGGCCTCCGCTTCGGCTCCCGCGAGCTGTGGGGCGGAGTCGACCTCGACGTGCAGGCGGGCGAGTTCGTCGCCGTGCTCGGCGCGAACGGATCCGGCAAGACCAGCCTGCTGAAGGCGGTCCTGGGCCAGCAGCCGTTGAGCACGGGCGAGCTGCAGGTGCTCGGCGCCCCCGTGCACCGCGGCAACCGCCGCATCGGCAATGCGCACATCGGTTATGTCCCGCAGCAGAAGCTCGCCGACGACGGCACTCCGCTGCGCGCCCGCGACCTCATCGGGCTCGGGATCGACGGCCACCGATTCGGATTGCCGCTGCCTTCTCGCGCCCGCCGCGAGCAGGTCGACGCCCTGCTCGCCGCCGTCGGGGCGACCGACTACGCCGACGCCCCGCTCGGCAGCCTGTCCGGAGGCGAGCAGCAGCGCGTCCGCGTCGGCCAGGCCCTCGCGGGCGACCCGGCGCTCCTGCTCTGCGACGAGCCTCTGATCGCCCTCGACCTCGCGCACCAGCGCGCGGTCAGCGAGCTGATCGACCGGCACCGGCGGGAGCGCAACCTCGGCGTCCTCTTCGTGACGCACGACGTGAATCCGGTGCTGCGGATGGTCGACCGCGTGCTGTACCTCGCCGGCGGTCGGTTCCGCATCGGCACGCCCGACGAGGTGCTGCGATCGGAGGTCCTCAGCGATCTGTACGACGCGCCCGTCGACGTGATCCGCGCCCGCGGCCGGATCATCGTGGTCGGCGCCCCCGACCACTCGCACGTGCACGAGCACGAGGCGGAGCACCGGCACGGATCGGAGCACCGGCACGAGCCCGAGCGCCGGCGCGAGCACCGCCACGACACCCCGGAGGAGCGCGCCTGATGGACGACGTCTGGTCGCAGATCTTCGACTTCTCGGACTACGGAGCCCTGCTGGCGCTGCTGCGGAACTCGGTCATCGCCGGCGCCGTCCTCGGCGTGGTCGGCGGGCTGATCGGCGTCTTCGTGATGTCGCGCGACATGGCCTTCGCGGTGCACGGCATCAGCGAGCTGTCCTTCGCGGGCGCCTCCGCGGGACTGCTGCTCGGGATCGGAGTGGTGCAGGGCTCGATCGTCGGCTCGCTCGTCGCGGCGCTGCTGATCGGCCTGCTCGGCTCCCGGGCCCGCGATCGCAATTCGATCATCGCTGTGCTCATGCCGTTCGGCCTGGGCATCGGGATCCTCTGCCTCGCGCTCTACCCGGGGCGCAGCGCGAACAAGTTCGGCCTGCTCACGGGGCAGATCGTCGCGGTCGACGACCCCCAGCTCGGCTGGCTCATCGCGATCTCGGTCGTCGTCGTGATCGGCCTCGCGCTGATCTGGCGCCCGCTGACCTTCGCCAGCGTGGACGCCGACGTGGCGGCGGCCCGCGGAGTGCCGACCCGAGCGCTCTCGATCGTCTTCATGCTGCTGCTCGGGCTGGCCGTGGCCGTGTCGGTGCAGGTCGTCGGCTCGCTCCTGGTGCTCGCGATCCTGGTGACGCCGGCCGCCGCCGCCCTGCGGATCTCGGCGTCGCCGGTGATCGTGCCGCTGCTGAGCACGCTCTTCGCGGTCGGGTCGCTGGTCGGCGGGATCCTGCTGGCGCTGGGCGGCTCGGTGCCGATCAGCCCGTACGTGACGACGATCTCGTTCACGATCTACGTCGTCTGCCGGATCGCCGGGCGGCGGGGAGTCCGGCGTCGCCGCTCACCGGCGCTCGCCGGGGCGGGGGTATAGCGTGGCCCGGGTCGTGAGACGGGAAGGTGGTCCGGTGGTCAAGCGGAACACGTGGCAGAGGGAAGCGGTGCGCGAGGCGCTGACCGGGCGCGACGACTTCGTCAGCGCGCAGGGGCTGCACAGCGCGCTGCACGCGTCCGGATCGCCGATCGGCCTGGCGACGGTGTACCGCGCGCTCGCCGACCTCGCGGTCGAGGGCGAGGCCGACTCGCTGCAGTCGCCCGACGGCGAGAGCCTCTACCGGGCCTGCACTCCGGGCACGCACCACCACCACCTGATCTGCCGGCGCTGCGGGCTGACCGTGGAGATCGCGGCCGACGAGGTCGAGACCTGGGCGCGCTCCGTCGCGGGCCAGCACGGCTTCACGGACGCGCACCACGTCGTCGACGTGTTCGGCCTCTGCGCCGAGTGCACGCGGGCGACCGCGGACTGACGCGCTCCAGGCCGGCGGTCGGCTGCTACGCCGGCAGGAAGACGCCGGCCGCGCGGTCCTTCACGACCGCTCCAGCGGGCAGGACCCGGCCGCTCATCGCGACGTAGACGCCCGGCGGCAGCAGCTGCACAGCGGCCACCGCGGCGCCGAGGTTGAAGGACGCGTCGCTGTCGCGCATCCGCGCCGGCTGCATCGCTCCGGTCAGCACCACCACGCGGTCGCGGACGGTCCCGATCGCCTCGGCCGTGGCGGTCATGGTGTCGGTGCCGTGCGTGAGGACGATGCGGTCCTCCTCCGCCTCGAGGACCCGCTGCCGGATGAGGGCGCGATCGTCGTCGTCGAGGTCGAGGCTGTCCTTCGCGAGCACTTCCTCGATGCGGAACTCGAGCGTCGAGAGCACGGGCTCGAGCAGGCGCGGGACGGTCGGCGCGCCGATCACGAGCTCGCCCGCGAGCGAGTACTCCTTGTCGATCGTGCCGCCGGTGGTGAGGACGAGGATGCGATCTGTCACTCCCTCACAGTAGGGCGGGCCTCCGACACGGGGCGCGCGGGCCGCATGTCGTCGGATCCGGCTAGAGCTCGTCCGGCCGGGCGGGAGCCGGCTGCCGGGGGATCGCGCGATGGCCCCAGCGGTTCCACGCCGCGATGTAGATGGCGAGTCCGGTGACGAGCCCGGCGATCACCCACAGCACGACGAGGTAGTCGATCCACGAGCCGACCGGCGGCGAGCCGGGGAGGAAGTTCCGCAGCGGGATGACCGCGAAGAGCATGGCGCCGATCCAGCTGGTGAGGGTCGCCTCCACCCTCCGGCGGCCGGTGTAGGCGCTGATGGCGACGAACAGGACCAGCACCGGGGTGACCGCCATCATCCCGAGCAGCACGATCCCGAACGCGACCGTGCTCGCCGAGCGGGTCGCGGTGATGATGACCGAGGTCAGCGCTTCATCGCCGTCGGCGGTGGGCACGCTGTCGCCGGGCTGCGCGGCCGTCACGGTGTTCAAGTGCCACCCCGGCACGGAGTCGTCGATGCAGACCCGGGTGGGCACCGCGGTGTGCTCGTGGTCGTCGTGATCGTCCTCGCCGAGGAAGGCGAACGTCGTCAGGTCGGCCCGGTAGCTGTCGAAGGGCCACTCCTCGACGGTCCCCTCGGCGAAGTCCGACTGCACGGAGCTGTCGAGCACTTCGCCCGCCGGGAAGGTCAGGACGCTCGGCCCGTCGACCGGGAAGGTCACCAGGCTGATCGTCTCC encodes the following:
- a CDS encoding Fur family transcriptional regulator — encoded protein: MVKRNTWQREAVREALTGRDDFVSAQGLHSALHASGSPIGLATVYRALADLAVEGEADSLQSPDGESLYRACTPGTHHHHLICRRCGLTVEIAADEVETWARSVAGQHGFTDAHHVVDVFGLCAECTRATAD
- a CDS encoding DUF4436 family protein, whose translation is MTGPRPRPRRRRWPVLLAVLAAVLVYATVVLTYAGGIRDSSEGCETVIAGADPVTVKLQPAEVDAARQRLEFQMTLVPSKGLTSSDGYTAEETISLVTFPVDGPSVLTFPAGEVLDSSVQSDFAEGTVEEWPFDSYRADLTTFAFLGEDDHDDHEHTAVPTRVCIDDSVPGWHLNTVTAAQPGDSVPTADGDEALTSVIITATRSASTVAFGIVLLGMMAVTPVLVLFVAISAYTGRRRVEATLTSWIGAMLFAVIPLRNFLPGSPPVGSWIDYLVVLWVIAGLVTGLAIYIAAWNRWGHRAIPRQPAPARPDEL
- a CDS encoding metal ABC transporter ATP-binding protein; amino-acid sequence: MRGAGLRFGSRELWGGVDLDVQAGEFVAVLGANGSGKTSLLKAVLGQQPLSTGELQVLGAPVHRGNRRIGNAHIGYVPQQKLADDGTPLRARDLIGLGIDGHRFGLPLPSRARREQVDALLAAVGATDYADAPLGSLSGGEQQRVRVGQALAGDPALLLCDEPLIALDLAHQRAVSELIDRHRRERNLGVLFVTHDVNPVLRMVDRVLYLAGGRFRIGTPDEVLRSEVLSDLYDAPVDVIRARGRIIVVGAPDHSHVHEHEAEHRHGSEHRHEPERRREHRHDTPEERA
- a CDS encoding asparaginase domain-containing protein — its product is MTDRILVLTTGGTIDKEYSLAGELVIGAPTVPRLLEPVLSTLEFRIEEVLAKDSLDLDDDDRALIRQRVLEAEEDRIVLTHGTDTMTATAEAIGTVRDRVVVLTGAMQPARMRDSDASFNLGAAVAAVQLLPPGVYVAMSGRVLPAGAVVKDRAAGVFLPA
- a CDS encoding metal ABC transporter permease yields the protein MDDVWSQIFDFSDYGALLALLRNSVIAGAVLGVVGGLIGVFVMSRDMAFAVHGISELSFAGASAGLLLGIGVVQGSIVGSLVAALLIGLLGSRARDRNSIIAVLMPFGLGIGILCLALYPGRSANKFGLLTGQIVAVDDPQLGWLIAISVVVVIGLALIWRPLTFASVDADVAAARGVPTRALSIVFMLLLGLAVAVSVQVVGSLLVLAILVTPAAAALRISASPVIVPLLSTLFAVGSLVGGILLALGGSVPISPYVTTISFTIYVVCRIAGRRGVRRRRSPALAGAGV
- a CDS encoding metal ABC transporter solute-binding protein, Zn/Mn family, which translates into the protein MTTRTRTLSAAALVGAAALALSACSGSGSASDDSGLVSIVASTNVYGDLAQSVGGDLVEVTSIIDSPEKDPHEYEATARDQLAVSDAQLVIENGGGYDPFIDTMIDASGSEAPVVTATVVAGLEDEHAHEEEYSDEEGAEEEGHSDEDGHEHAAYNEHVWYDLAVARDVATGIADELSSIDPDNASTYSANAEVLAADLDALIEREQELKGTLEGRSIAITEPVPLYMTEALGLVDATPEEFSEAIEEGTDVPATLLQETLALFSDGAVDALVYNAQTSDAQTEAVLEAAKSAGIPEVAVTETLPDGDDYVGWMTANLDAVEGALSS